One segment of Bacteroides caecimuris DNA contains the following:
- a CDS encoding phospho-sugar mutase, with product MENQELIKQVTEKAEKWLTPAYDAETQAEVKRVLENDDKTELIEAFYKDLEFGTGGLRGIMGVGSNRMNIYTVGAATQGLSNYLKKNFKDLPQISVVVGHDCRNNSRLFAETSANIFSANGIKVYLFDDMRPTPEMSFAIRHLGCQSGIILTASHNPKEYNGYKAYWDDGAQVLAPHDKGIIDEVNAIASAADIKFQGNPELIQIIGEDIDKVYLDMVKTVSIDPAAITRHKDMKIVYTPIHGTGMMLIPRALKMWGFENVFTVPEQMIKDGNFPTVVSPNPENAEALSMAVNLAKEIDADLVMASDPDADRVGIACKDDKGEWVLINGNQTCMMYLYYILTQYKQLGKIKGGEFCVKTIVTTELIKKIADKNNIEMLDCYTGFKWIAREIRLREGKQKYIGGGEESYGFLAEDFVRDKDAVSACCLIAEVAAWAKDNGKSLYQLLLDIYVEYGFSKEFTVNVVKPGKSGAEEIKAMMENFRANPPKELGGSKVILSKDYKALKQTDDKGNVTAIDMPEPSNVLQYFTEDGSKVSVRPSGTEPKIKFYMEVQGEMGCRNCYASAESAAMEKIEAVKKSLGI from the coding sequence ATGGAAAATCAGGAACTTATTAAACAGGTCACTGAAAAAGCCGAAAAATGGCTAACCCCGGCTTATGATGCTGAAACCCAGGCTGAAGTGAAACGTGTGTTGGAAAACGATGATAAAACCGAACTAATTGAAGCTTTCTACAAAGATCTTGAATTTGGTACTGGTGGTCTGCGTGGTATTATGGGCGTAGGTAGCAATCGTATGAATATCTATACGGTAGGTGCTGCCACTCAAGGACTTTCCAACTATCTGAAAAAGAACTTCAAAGACCTGCCGCAGATTTCTGTAGTAGTCGGTCACGATTGCCGCAACAACAGCCGTTTGTTTGCAGAAACTTCTGCTAATATTTTCTCTGCCAATGGTATTAAAGTATATCTGTTTGACGACATGCGTCCGACACCGGAAATGTCTTTCGCCATCCGTCACCTCGGTTGCCAGAGCGGTATCATTCTGACTGCTTCTCACAATCCGAAAGAATATAACGGTTACAAGGCATATTGGGACGATGGTGCACAGGTATTGGCTCCACACGATAAAGGTATCATCGACGAAGTGAATGCAATTGCTTCTGCTGCCGATATTAAATTCCAGGGAAATCCGGAGTTGATTCAGATTATTGGTGAAGACATCGATAAGGTTTATCTGGACATGGTGAAAACTGTTTCTATTGATCCGGCAGCTATCACCCGTCACAAAGACATGAAGATTGTCTATACTCCGATCCACGGTACAGGTATGATGTTGATTCCTCGTGCATTGAAAATGTGGGGATTCGAAAACGTATTTACTGTGCCCGAACAGATGATTAAGGACGGTAACTTCCCGACTGTCGTATCTCCGAACCCGGAAAACGCGGAAGCTCTTTCTATGGCTGTAAACCTTGCCAAAGAAATTGATGCTGACCTCGTTATGGCTTCCGATCCGGATGCTGACCGTGTAGGTATTGCTTGCAAGGATGATAAAGGCGAATGGGTACTGATTAACGGTAACCAGACTTGTATGATGTACCTTTATTATATTCTGACGCAGTACAAACAACTGGGTAAGATTAAAGGTGGCGAGTTCTGCGTGAAGACAATCGTTACAACTGAATTAATCAAGAAAATCGCAGATAAGAACAATATCGAAATGCTTGACTGTTACACCGGATTTAAATGGATTGCCCGTGAAATCCGTCTGCGTGAAGGCAAACAGAAATATATCGGTGGTGGTGAAGAAAGCTACGGATTCCTTGCCGAAGATTTCGTTCGCGATAAAGATGCCGTATCAGCTTGCTGTTTGATTGCTGAAGTTGCTGCATGGGCAAAAGATAATGGTAAATCCTTGTATCAGTTGTTGCTGGATATCTACGTAGAATACGGATTCTCTAAAGAGTTTACTGTAAACGTAGTGAAACCGGGTAAGAGCGGTGCAGAAGAAATCAAAGCTATGATGGAGAACTTCCGTGCCAATCCTCCGAAAGAATTGGGTGGCTCTAAAGTGATCCTGAGCAAAGATTATAAGGCACTGAAACAGACAGATGATAAAGGTAACGTAACTGCAATCGATATGCCGGAACCATCTAACGTACTTCAGTATTTCACTGAAGACGGTAGCAAAGTTTCTGTTCGTCCTTCAGGTACAGAACCGAAGATTAAGTTCTATATGGAAGTTCAGGGCGAAATGGGATGCCGCAATTGTTATGCTTCTGCCGAATCTGCCGCAATGGAAAAGATTGAAGCAGTGAAGAAATCATTAGGTATCTGA
- a CDS encoding C69 family dipeptidase, with the protein MKRRIILCAAVLMAAVANTFACTNLIVGKNASADGSTIVSYSADSYGLFGELYHYPAATYPKGTMLKVYEWDTGKYLGEIEQARQTYNVVGNMNEYQVTIGETTFGGRPELADSTGIIDYGSLIYIGLQRSRTAREAIKIMTDLVQQYGYYSEGESFTIADPNEIWIMEMIGKGPSIRGAVWVAVRVPDDCISAHANQSRIHQFDMNDKENCMYSPDVISFAREKGYFNGVNKDFSFSLAYAPLDFGARRFCEARVWSYFNKFTDNGKDYLPYIEGKTNTPMPLFVKPKQKLSVQDVKDMMRDHYEGTPLDISNDFGAGPYKTPYRLSPLNFKVDGQEYFNERPISTQQSGFVFVAQMRANKPDPIGGVLWFGVDDANMAVFTPVYCCATKAPVCYTRVDGADYITFSWNSAFWIFNWVSNMVYPRYDLMIGDVREAQKEMETTFNNAQEGIEEMAAKLLAKDKNAAVDFLTNYTNMTAQSTFDTWKQLGTFLIVKYNDGVVKRVKDGKFERNSIGQPAGVMRPGYPKEFLQEYVKQTGDRYKVPQE; encoded by the coding sequence ATGAAGAGAAGAATTATTCTTTGTGCCGCTGTATTGATGGCGGCCGTGGCGAACACTTTCGCCTGTACCAATCTGATTGTCGGAAAGAATGCGTCTGCCGATGGTTCGACGATTGTTTCCTATTCTGCCGACTCGTATGGCTTATTCGGAGAACTTTATCATTATCCGGCTGCCACCTATCCCAAAGGGACGATGCTGAAAGTTTATGAATGGGATACTGGCAAGTATCTGGGAGAAATAGAGCAGGCACGCCAAACTTATAATGTAGTTGGTAATATGAATGAATATCAGGTTACCATTGGTGAGACAACTTTCGGCGGACGTCCGGAATTGGCCGATTCTACAGGGATTATCGATTACGGAAGTCTGATTTATATCGGTTTGCAACGTTCGCGCACTGCCCGTGAAGCTATTAAGATTATGACCGATTTAGTGCAGCAATACGGCTACTATAGCGAAGGAGAATCCTTTACTATTGCCGATCCGAACGAAATATGGATTATGGAAATGATTGGTAAAGGTCCCAGCATCCGTGGAGCGGTTTGGGTAGCAGTACGCGTGCCTGATGATTGTATCTCAGCTCATGCGAACCAGTCACGTATCCACCAGTTTGATATGAACGACAAGGAAAACTGTATGTATTCTCCGGATGTCATTTCTTTTGCTCGCGAAAAGGGATATTTTAATGGAGTAAATAAAGACTTTAGTTTCTCATTAGCCTATGCGCCTCTTGATTTTGGTGCCCGTCGTTTCTGTGAGGCTCGTGTGTGGAGCTATTTTAATAAGTTTACGGATAACGGAAAAGATTATCTTCCTTACATTGAGGGAAAGACTAATACGCCGATGCCTCTTTTTGTGAAACCGAAACAGAAGTTATCCGTGCAAGATGTGAAAGATATGATGCGTGACCATTATGAAGGAACGCCCCTTGACATTTCCAATGATTTCGGAGCCGGACCTTATAAGACACCTTACCGTCTTTCTCCTCTGAACTTCAAGGTAGACGGGCAGGAATATTTCAACGAACGTCCGATTTCCACTCAACAAAGCGGGTTTGTATTTGTTGCACAAATGCGCGCTAACAAGCCGGACCCGATAGGCGGAGTACTTTGGTTTGGCGTGGATGATGCGAACATGGCAGTATTTACCCCGGTTTATTGTTGTGCTACTAAAGCGCCGGTATGTTATACCCGTGTAGACGGAGCCGATTATATTACTTTCTCCTGGAACTCTGCTTTCTGGATTTTCAACTGGGTATCTAATATGGTCTATCCGCGTTATGATTTGATGATCGGTGATGTACGGGAAGCGCAGAAAGAAATGGAAACTACTTTCAACAATGCACAGGAAGGCATTGAAGAAATGGCTGCCAAACTGCTGGCAAAAGATAAGAACGCAGCAGTTGACTTTCTGACAAACTATACAAATATGACCGCACAGAGCACTTTCGATACTTGGAAACAATTGGGAACATTCTTGATTGTGAAGTACAATGATGGAGTGGTGAAACGCGTTAAAGACGGTAAGTTTGAGCGTAATTCCATCGGACAACCTGCCGGAGTGATGCGTCCCGGATATCCGAAAGAATTCTTGCAGGAATATGTCAAGCAGACTGGTGACAGATATAAAGTGCCACAAGAATAG
- the nudC gene encoding NAD(+) diphosphatase translates to MKMNQTTQSWWFIFYKDQLLLEKKEDGIYAIPCKESSPIVIKEKTTVHNITTLEGRNCKAFSLSSPIEESEQWVMIGLRASYEYLPLSHYQTAGKAHEILHWDRNSRFCSACGTPMEQKESIMKRCPKCDREVYPSISTAILVLVRKKDSLLLVHARNFKGTFNSLVAGFLETGETLEECVAREVKEETGLDVKNITYFGNQPWPYPSGLMVGFIADYAGGEINLQDEELSSGDFYTRDNLPELPRKLSLARKMIDWWIEHPNEQYGINGLG, encoded by the coding sequence ATTAAAATGAATCAGACAACACAATCATGGTGGTTTATCTTTTACAAAGACCAACTGCTTCTTGAGAAAAAAGAGGATGGCATATATGCTATCCCGTGTAAAGAAAGCTCTCCTATTGTTATTAAAGAAAAAACAACCGTACACAATATCACTACACTGGAAGGGAGAAACTGCAAGGCTTTCTCCCTCTCCTCTCCCATTGAAGAATCGGAGCAATGGGTAATGATAGGACTTCGTGCCTCCTATGAATATCTTCCTTTGTCTCATTATCAGACAGCAGGAAAAGCACACGAGATTCTGCATTGGGATAGAAACAGCCGCTTTTGTTCCGCCTGCGGCACGCCTATGGAACAGAAAGAATCTATCATGAAGCGTTGTCCGAAATGTGATCGGGAGGTATATCCTTCCATTTCCACAGCGATTCTTGTATTAGTAAGAAAAAAAGATTCACTACTTTTAGTGCACGCCCGCAATTTTAAAGGAACATTCAACAGTCTCGTTGCCGGATTTCTGGAAACCGGAGAAACGCTAGAAGAATGTGTAGCACGTGAAGTGAAAGAAGAAACCGGACTGGATGTAAAGAATATCACTTATTTCGGTAATCAGCCCTGGCCTTATCCCAGCGGATTAATGGTCGGCTTTATTGCTGATTATGCCGGAGGGGAAATCAACCTCCAAGATGAAGAATTGAGTTCGGGAGACTTTTATACAAGAGACAATTTACCCGAACTTCCCAGAAAACTTAGTCTTGCCCGAAAAATGATTGATTGGTGGATAGAGCATCCAAATGAACAATATGGCATAAATGGACTTGGATAG
- a CDS encoding ABC-F family ATP-binding cassette domain-containing protein produces MSISIQQISYIHPDKEVLFSDLNFAISKGQKLGLVGNNGCGKSTLLQIIAGQLSPSSGVIVRPDDLYYIPQHFGQYDSLTIAQALQIERKQQALHAILAGDVSNENFTILNDDWNIEERSIAALDLWGLGQFTLSYPMNLLSGGEKTRVFLAGMDIHHPSVILMDEPTNHLDSSGRQRLYDWVEKYRSTLLVVSHDRTLLNLLPEICELEKHQINYYGGNYEFYKEQKTLMQEALQQRIEEKEKALRIARKVARETAERRDKQNVRGEKSNIKKGVPRIILNALQGKSEKSISKLTSVHQEKAEKLTDERNQLRGSLSPTAALKTDFNSSSLHTGKILVTAKEINFSYHSNSVNNNMLTNDEINSSNIDYHNNPDSIDIQENSISKQQLWQTPVSFQLKSGDRLRIEGTNGSGKTTLLKLITGQLQPQEGTLTRTDFSSVYLNQEYSIIDDRNSILEQAYAFNSRNLPEHEIKIILNRYLFPASEWDKSCRKLSGGEKMRLAFCCLMISNNTPDMFILDEPTNNLDIQSIEIITATIKNYTGTVIAISHDNYFIQEIGVEQCILLS; encoded by the coding sequence ATGTCTATCAGTATCCAACAAATCAGCTATATCCATCCGGATAAAGAAGTATTATTCAGTGACCTCAATTTCGCCATCAGTAAAGGACAGAAATTGGGATTAGTCGGTAACAATGGTTGTGGCAAGTCTACTTTGCTACAAATTATTGCCGGGCAGTTATCCCCCTCTTCCGGTGTCATTGTCCGCCCGGACGATCTATATTATATCCCGCAACATTTCGGGCAATATGATTCACTGACCATCGCACAGGCTCTTCAAATAGAGCGCAAACAGCAAGCTCTGCACGCCATCCTGGCAGGAGATGTCTCAAACGAGAATTTCACCATTCTAAATGATGACTGGAATATCGAAGAACGTTCCATCGCCGCTCTCGATTTATGGGGATTAGGACAGTTTACGCTATCCTACCCGATGAATCTGCTTAGTGGCGGCGAGAAGACCCGCGTATTCCTGGCAGGTATGGACATTCATCATCCGTCTGTCATACTTATGGATGAACCGACCAATCATCTCGATTCTTCCGGCAGACAACGTTTATATGACTGGGTAGAAAAATATCGTTCCACCCTGTTAGTGGTAAGTCATGACCGTACTCTGCTCAATCTTCTCCCCGAGATTTGCGAACTGGAGAAGCATCAAATCAATTATTATGGCGGAAATTACGAATTCTATAAAGAACAAAAAACGCTGATGCAGGAAGCATTGCAACAACGTATTGAAGAAAAAGAAAAGGCACTACGTATCGCCCGTAAAGTGGCTCGCGAAACGGCCGAACGTAGGGACAAACAGAATGTACGCGGCGAAAAGAGTAATATAAAAAAAGGAGTTCCGCGCATTATATTGAACGCACTCCAAGGGAAATCCGAGAAGAGCATCAGTAAACTGACAAGCGTTCATCAGGAGAAAGCTGAGAAGTTAACAGATGAGCGCAACCAGCTTCGAGGTTCGCTCTCTCCGACTGCGGCATTAAAAACCGATTTCAACAGTTCCTCGCTTCATACCGGGAAGATATTAGTGACAGCAAAAGAGATTAACTTCAGTTATCATTCCAATTCGGTTAACAATAATATGCTGACGAATGATGAAATTAATTCTTCTAATATAGATTATCATAATAATCCAGACAGCATTGATATTCAGGAAAATAGTATTTCAAAGCAACAGCTTTGGCAAACTCCTGTCAGCTTTCAGCTAAAGAGCGGAGACCGCCTCCGTATAGAAGGAACCAACGGTAGCGGGAAAACAACTCTATTGAAATTAATCACCGGCCAACTTCAACCACAGGAAGGCACCCTGACACGGACGGACTTTAGCTCTGTCTATTTGAATCAAGAGTATTCGATCATTGACGACCGGAACAGTATTCTTGAACAGGCTTACGCTTTCAACAGCCGGAATCTGCCGGAACATGAAATAAAGATTATTCTGAACCGTTACTTGTTTCCTGCATCCGAATGGGACAAATCCTGCCGGAAACTTAGTGGTGGTGAGAAAATGCGTCTCGCTTTCTGCTGTCTGATGATTAGTAACAATACTCCCGATATGTTTATCCTGGATGAACCTACCAACAATTTGGACATACAAAGTATTGAAATTATCACTGCTACTATCAAAAATTATACAGGCACTGTGATAGCAATCTCACACGACAATTATTTTATTCAGGAAATTGGTGTCGAACAATGCATTTTATTGAGTTAG
- a CDS encoding cytidine deaminase — protein sequence MKDLTITAIIKVYQYDELNEADRALMTAAMEATTRSYSPYSHFSVGAAALLGNGTVVTGTNQENAAYPSGLCAERTTLFYANSQYPDQPVVTLAIAARTEKDFIDLPIPPCGACRQVILETEKRYKHPIRILLYGKECIYEVKSIGDLLPLSFDASAMED from the coding sequence ATGAAAGACCTCACAATTACCGCTATTATCAAAGTATATCAATATGATGAGTTGAATGAGGCTGATCGGGCACTTATGACGGCAGCCATGGAAGCAACAACTCGTAGTTATTCTCCATACTCCCACTTCTCCGTAGGTGCCGCTGCGCTATTGGGCAACGGAACGGTGGTTACAGGAACCAATCAGGAAAACGCGGCCTATCCGTCGGGACTTTGTGCAGAACGTACTACATTATTCTATGCCAACTCCCAATATCCCGACCAACCGGTTGTCACTCTTGCCATTGCGGCACGAACGGAAAAGGATTTTATCGACCTTCCGATTCCCCCCTGCGGCGCTTGCCGGCAAGTGATTCTGGAAACGGAAAAACGTTACAAACACCCCATCCGCATCCTATTATATGGCAAAGAATGTATCTATGAAGTAAAAAGTATAGGAGATCTACTGCCGTTATCATTTGACGCATCAGCAATGGAGGATTAA
- a CDS encoding M23 family metallopeptidase: MRRYITALMLACCIGGYGQEKKQATFVPPFDFPLTLSGNFGEIRSNHFHGGLDFKTGGVIGKPVRALADGYISRIRVTNGSGYVLDVCYHNGYSTINRHLNGFVSPIAERVEKLQYEEESWEVEIVPEPGEYPVKGGQQIAWSGNTGYSFGPHLHLDVFETESGDYVDPMPFFRSKIKDTRAPKADGILFFPQPGKGVVDGKQENKTILPNSECPVEAWGMIGVGIKAYDYMDGVNNHYGVYSVVLTVDGNEIFRSTVDRFSQEENRMINSWTYGQYMKSFIDPGNTLRLLKASNDNRGLVTIDEERDYQFLYTLKDAFGNTSKYSFTVRGRKQPIEPLNHREKYYFTWNKTNYLQEPGLNLVVPKGMLYDDVPLNYQVKADSGAVAFTYQLNDKTVPLHAACELCIGLRRKPIADTTKYYVARITPKGGKYSVGGKYEDGYMKASIRELGTYTVAIDTIPPEIIPVNKNHWGRNGKIVCRLKDQGTGIASYRGTIDGKYALFGRPNIVKSYWECTLDPKRVKKGGKHTVEFTVTDYCGNETVVRESFVW, from the coding sequence ATGAGACGATATATTACTGCTCTGATGCTGGCTTGCTGTATCGGAGGGTATGGACAAGAGAAGAAGCAAGCAACTTTTGTACCTCCTTTTGACTTTCCTCTTACATTGAGTGGAAACTTTGGGGAAATCCGTTCCAATCATTTCCACGGCGGACTGGATTTTAAAACAGGCGGAGTTATCGGTAAACCCGTTCGTGCTCTCGCTGATGGCTATATTTCGCGTATTCGCGTCACGAATGGTTCGGGATATGTACTTGATGTCTGTTATCACAATGGCTATTCAACGATCAACCGCCATTTGAATGGTTTTGTTTCTCCCATTGCCGAAAGGGTGGAGAAACTTCAATATGAAGAAGAAAGCTGGGAAGTAGAGATTGTTCCCGAACCGGGAGAATATCCGGTGAAAGGGGGGCAGCAGATCGCATGGAGCGGAAACACCGGATATTCGTTCGGTCCGCATCTTCACCTGGATGTATTTGAAACGGAATCGGGAGATTATGTTGATCCTATGCCTTTCTTTCGGTCGAAAATAAAAGATACGCGCGCTCCGAAAGCGGATGGCATTCTATTTTTTCCACAGCCGGGTAAAGGAGTAGTGGATGGAAAGCAAGAGAATAAAACCATCCTTCCCAATAGCGAGTGTCCGGTGGAAGCATGGGGAATGATAGGTGTGGGGATCAAAGCATACGATTACATGGATGGAGTGAATAACCATTATGGAGTTTATTCGGTTGTGCTTACGGTAGATGGAAATGAAATATTTCGTAGCACCGTAGATCGTTTCTCGCAGGAAGAGAACCGGATGATTAATTCCTGGACTTACGGACAATATATGAAATCATTCATTGATCCGGGTAACACTTTGCGTCTGTTAAAAGCATCGAATGATAACCGTGGCTTGGTGACGATTGACGAGGAACGGGACTATCAGTTCTTATATACATTAAAAGATGCTTTCGGAAACACTTCCAAATATAGTTTCACTGTACGGGGGCGGAAGCAACCGATTGAACCGTTGAATCATCGGGAGAAATATTATTTTACCTGGAATAAGACTAATTATCTGCAAGAACCGGGATTGAACCTGGTCGTTCCGAAAGGAATGTTGTATGATGATGTTCCCCTTAATTATCAGGTGAAGGCGGATAGTGGTGCCGTTGCTTTTACTTATCAGTTGAATGATAAGACGGTTCCGCTGCACGCAGCTTGTGAACTGTGTATCGGGTTGCGTAGAAAACCAATTGCCGATACGACGAAATATTATGTGGCCCGCATAACTCCAAAAGGAGGAAAATACAGCGTAGGCGGAAAGTATGAAGACGGATACATGAAAGCATCTATCCGGGAGTTGGGAACTTACACTGTTGCCATCGATACCATCCCGCCGGAGATTATCCCTGTCAACAAGAATCACTGGGGAAGAAACGGAAAGATTGTCTGTCGACTGAAAGATCAGGGTACGGGAATTGCTTCCTATCGCGGTACGATTGACGGAAAGTATGCGCTTTTCGGACGTCCCAATATTGTGAAATCGTACTGGGAATGTACGTTAGACCCGAAACGCGTTAAGAAAGGAGGCAAACATACTGTTGAATTTACAGTGACCGATTACTGTGGGAATGAAACAGTGGTCCGTGAAAGCTTTGTTTGGTAA
- a CDS encoding FAD-dependent oxidoreductase, whose protein sequence is MKQYDAIIIGFGKAGKTLAAELSNRGWQVAIVERSNMMYGGTCPNVACIPTKTLVHEAEVSALLHHDDFPQQANMYKQAIDRKNRLTSFLRNDNYERLSKRPNVTIYTGTGSFISADTIKVELPESEIELKGKEIFINTGATPIIPAIDGIQQSQHVYTSSALLELSVLPHHLIIIGGGYIGLEFASMYANFGSKVTILEGGNKFMPCEDRDIANSVKEVMEKKGIEIHLNARAQSIHDTNDGVTVTYSDVSDGTPYYVDGDAILIATGRKPMIEGLDLQAAGVKVDAHGAIIINDQLRTTVPHIWAMGDVKGGSQFTYLSLDDFRIIRDQLFGDKKRDIGDRDPIQYAVFIDPPLAHIGISEEEALKRGYSFKVSRLPASSIVRTRTLRQTDGMLKAIINNHNGKIMGCTLFCTDASEIINIVAMAIKTGQTSTFLRDFIFTHPSMSEGLNQLFDV, encoded by the coding sequence ATGAAACAATATGATGCAATTATTATAGGATTCGGCAAGGCAGGGAAAACCCTGGCTGCCGAACTATCGAACCGCGGATGGCAAGTGGCCATCGTAGAACGTTCTAACATGATGTATGGAGGTACTTGTCCGAACGTAGCCTGTATTCCAACCAAAACACTGGTGCATGAGGCAGAGGTTTCCGCCTTGCTTCACCACGATGATTTTCCGCAACAGGCGAATATGTATAAACAAGCCATCGACCGAAAGAACCGTCTCACTTCCTTTCTTAGAAATGATAACTACGAAAGATTAAGTAAACGTCCCAACGTGACTATTTATACCGGAACAGGGTCTTTCATATCCGCCGATACCATAAAAGTGGAACTTCCCGAAAGCGAAATCGAACTGAAAGGAAAAGAGATCTTTATCAACACGGGGGCTACTCCCATTATCCCTGCAATAGATGGTATTCAGCAAAGTCAGCATGTATATACCAGCAGCGCACTTCTGGAATTAAGCGTACTTCCTCATCACCTGATTATCATAGGTGGAGGATATATCGGACTGGAGTTTGCTTCTATGTATGCCAATTTCGGCAGTAAAGTAACGATACTGGAAGGAGGAAACAAATTTATGCCTTGCGAAGATCGGGATATTGCAAACAGCGTCAAAGAAGTGATGGAGAAGAAAGGTATTGAAATCCATCTGAACGCTCGGGCGCAGTCTATCCACGACACGAATGACGGAGTGACAGTGACCTACTCGGACGTATCCGACGGTACTCCTTATTATGTAGATGGGGATGCCATTCTTATCGCAACGGGACGTAAACCGATGATTGAGGGATTGGATCTGCAAGCAGCGGGCGTAAAAGTTGATGCCCACGGAGCTATCATCATAAACGATCAGTTACGCACTACTGTTCCTCATATATGGGCAATGGGAGATGTGAAAGGCGGATCACAGTTTACTTATCTCTCGCTGGATGATTTCCGGATTATCCGCGATCAGCTCTTCGGCGACAAGAAACGTGATATCGGAGACCGTGATCCTATACAATATGCAGTGTTTATTGATCCGCCATTGGCACATATCGGAATCAGTGAAGAAGAAGCGCTGAAAAGAGGATACTCATTCAAGGTTTCCCGGTTGCCGGCATCCTCCATCGTCCGTACCCGTACATTGAGGCAGACAGATGGTATGCTAAAAGCTATCATCAATAATCATAACGGGAAGATTATGGGCTGTACTCTATTCTGCACCGATGCTTCAGAAATTATCAATATCGTAGCTATGGCAATAAAAACAGGGCAGACGTCTACGTTCTTGCGCGATTTTATCTTCACACATCCCAGCATGAGTGAGGGATTAAACCAACTGTTTGATGTATAA